The following nucleotide sequence is from Longimicrobium sp..
GGACGAAACGGGGGAGTTCACCCTCACGCTGGCCACGTCCACCGGCGCCCCCGACGCACCCTGGGCCGCGCACGCGATCACCGGGCGCTACACGGTGGACGGGGAAACGCTCCGCCTGATCGTGAGCGGGGACGAGGAGGGAGTGTCGATCCTGTCGGGCACCTTCGCGCGCGGCGAGCTGCGGCTGCGGAACCCGGACGACGATCCACGGGTCGCCCGCTTCGTCCGGCGGTGAACGACGTCCAAGCCTGTAGTCTCAGCGAGGAAAGGCCGCTTCCGCTCGACAGGGTGTAAGCTCCTGTCCACCAAGGCTTTGCCCCCTTTGGGCCTGCTTCTTGCGCCCGTGCGGCCCGACCAAGGATCGTCCGCAGCAAGCGCAGGGAGAACGGCCGTGTCGGTGACCGATCAGAACGAAACCATCCTGGTGGTGGACGACAACCGCGACAACGTCGAGATCCTGCGCGCCTTCCTGGAGTCGCGCGGGTTCACGGTCGCGGAGGCGCGGGACGGCCGCTCGGCGCTGGCCTGCCTCGACGAGGTGAGGCCCGCGCTGGTGCTGCTGGACGTGATGATGCCGGGAATGGATGGCTGGGAAGTGTGCCGCGTCATCAAGGCGCACCCCACCCACGGAAGCATGAAAGTAATCATGGTGACCGCCAAGGGCGCGTTCGAAGACAAGTTCGAGGGGCTGCGCTCCGGCGCCGACGACTACGTGGTGAAGCCGGTGGACTTCAAGGACCTGCTGGAGAGGGTGAACCGCAACCTTGCGGCCAGGGGCGGCAAGGCGTGAGGCTCCTGGGATTTGCGGATGACGAGACGCTCCGCGCCGCGGTAGAAGGCGCCGCGCGGGCGCTGGAAGCCGAGCTCACCCTGCTGTCGCCCGCCGAGGGCGGTTCGTCCGTGCGCGACGACCGCTTCTACGACGCCCTGCGCACCCATCCCGACGCCGCCGTCGTGCAGTTCCGGCGGGCGCTGCTGGACCGCGCACGCGAGGAGTCGCAGACGCGGGGCATCGCGCTGGTGGCCGCCTGCCGCAACGACGCCGAGGCCCGGCTGGCGGTGCGCGCGGGGGTGGAGGAGTGGCTGATCCTTCCGGCCACGGCCGAAGAAGTCGCCGCGCGCGTGTCGAGCGCGCTGGAGCGCCTGCGCACGCGCGCAGCCCCCGGCGCCACCCACGAGCGCGCCGAGCACCTGCGCTACGAAGAACTCCTGTACGACCGCTTCACCGGCTTTCCCACCCTGCCGGTGATGATCGAGCGCGGCCGCGAGATGCTGGAGCGCTGCGGCCGGCTGACCATTCTGTACATCGAGTTCGTCCGCTACTCCAAGCTCGAGGAAATCTACGGCTGGGAAAAGCTGGACGAGGTGCTGCAGAGCACCGCCTCGGCCGTGCGCGACTTCTACGAGCAATACGACGCGGTCGACGGCGTGGTGATGGTGTCGCACGCGGCGGACGACGACTTCATCTTCTTTTCCGAGCTTCCCGGTGCGCTGGACGACGCCGAGCGGCGCATCAACGAGATGGCGCACGCGCTCGAGGAGCACGTGCGCACGCGGCTGGACACGGAGCAGGGCGAGGACGTGGCGGGGCTGTTCGAGATCTACGTCGGCTCCACGACCATCTTCCGCAACCCGAAGCTGCGCACCGAGCGCATCATCTACCGCGGCATCCGCGAGGCGGCGCAAGCAGCCCGCAGCGTCGAAAGCCGCGAGCGCGCGCGCAAGGTGACGGACCTGAAGACCACGCTCCGCGAGGGCGCGGTCTACATCGTCTACCATCCCATCGTCGTCACCGAAACGCGCGAGGTGTACGGCTTCGAGGCCCTGGCCCGCGGCACGCACCGCGCGCTGCGCTCGCCCGAGGTGATGTTCGGGGTGGCCGAGGAAGCCAACCTCATCTGGGAGCTTTCGCGCCTGTGCCGCCGGCGCGCCATCGAGGGGATGGACGCGCACCTGAACGAGAACCAGCTCCTGTTCCTGAACATCGATCCGCACGATTTCCGCGACCCCACCTTCCGCTACCTGGACCTGGACGAGCTGGGCGTGGAGCACCCCGAGCGCATCGTGCTGGAGATCACGGAGCGCACGGCGATCACCGACTATCCCACCTTCCAGGGATACCTGAAGGAGTTCCGTGACCGGGGCTTCCGCTTCGCCGTGGACGACGCGGGGAGCGGCTACGCGGGGCTGGGGAGCATCGCCAACCTCGAGCCAGACTTCATCAAGCTCGACATCTCGCTGATCAGCGGCATCGATGCCAACTTCATGAAGCAGAACCTCGTGGAGACCATGGTGTCGTTCGCCAACGACCACGGCATCAAGGTGATCGCCGAGGGGGTGGAGCGCGAGGAGGAGTACGAGACGGTGAAGCGCCTGGGCGTGCACTTTACGCAGGGCTTCCTGTTCCACACGGCCGGCCACGGTGGCGTTCCGCTGATGACGACCACCTGAGGCGCTCGGGGCCAGAAAAGGCAGGGTATCACGCGGAGGCGCGGAGGACGCGGAGAACAGCGGAGGCTACCCGCTTTTCCTCCGCGTTCTCCGCGCCTCCGCGTGAGCCAAAGTTCGTCAGGGTGAGACGATTTCGGCTTCCGTGACGATGGCCTGCATCCGCGCGTCCCACGGATCGTGCGGGACCGCGGGGAACTCCTGGATGGAGAAGAACAGGCCGCAGCGAAAGCCCCGCCACTCCGGATCGGCCAGCAGGCGGTCGTAGTAGCCGGCGCCGCGGCCCAGCCGATTGCCGGCGCGGTCCCATGCGAGGCCTGGGATCAGCGCCGCATCCACGGCCGCCACCTCGTGCGCCGGGCACGTATCCGCGTTGGGCTCACGGATGCCGTAGCGTCCGGGGCGCAGGCGGTCCAGCGCGTCGACGACGTGCAGCGAGAGCCGCCGGTCCTCCAGGCAGCGGGGATAGACGAGCGTGATCCCGCGCCGTGCCGCTTCCCGCGCAATCGCATCCGTCCCCACCTCACCCGGCATGGACGCATAGAGCATCAGCACGCGCGCCCCGGCCACCTGCGGCACCTCCCACACGCGCCGAGCGATCTCCGCCTCCGCTGCCGCGCGCTCGTCCACGGAGAGCGCCCGCAAGCGCCCGCGCACCTCCCGCCGAACGTCGTCCTTGGTCACCGCGCCCCCTCCGCCAGCGCGACGGCCACCGAAGCCGCCACGGCCGCGTTGTTCAGTAGCAGCCCGACGTTCGCCTCCAGCGAGCGCCCGCCCGTCGCCTCGGCTACCGCGCGGAGCAGGAACGGCGTAACCTCCTTGCCTCGGATCCCCGCCGCGCGCGCGCCCTCCAGCGCCTGGGCGATGGCACCATCCACCTCGTCGGCCGCCAGCGCATGCGCTTCCGGCGGAGGGACGCAGAGCAACATGGCGCCGGGGAGCCCCAGGTCGCGGTGCGCGCGCCAGAGGGCGGCCGCCTGCGCCGCGTCGTCCACGCGCACATCGACGGGAATGCCGCTGCGGGGCGAGTAGAACGCGGGCAGCTCGTTCGTCCCGTATCCCACGAGCAGCACGCCAGCCGTTTCCAGCGCCTCACGGGTGGCGGGCAGGTCGAGCACCGACTTGGCCCCCGCGCACACCACCAGCATGGGCGTGCGGCCCAACTCGGTGATGTCGGCGGAAACGTCGCGGTCCTCGCCCCGGTGCACTCCGCCGATGCCGCCGGTGGCGAACACCTGCACCCCCGCCCGGTGCGCCAGCCACATCGTAGCCGCCACCGTCGTCGCGCCATCGCTCCCCCGTGCGACGGGCACCGGCAGGTCGCGCGTAGATAGCTTCAGCACGCCGTCCGCCATCGCCATCCGCTCCACCTCGTCGCGCGACAGGCCCACGCGCGGCACGCCCCCCAGCACGCCGACCGTGGCGGGAACCGCGCCCGCATCGCGGACGCGCTGCTCCATCCCCAGCCCCACCTGCAGGTTCCGGGGCCTGGGCAGCCCGTGGGCGAGCACGGTGCTCTCCAGCGCCACCACGGCCCTCCCGGCGCCAAGCGCCTCTGCCACCTCGTCGGACGTGCGGATCATCGCGTGCTCGTGCTGGGGATGCGGGAT
It contains:
- a CDS encoding pseudouridine-5'-phosphate glycosidase encodes the protein MIRTSDEVAEALGAGRAVVALESTVLAHGLPRPRNLQVGLGMEQRVRDAGAVPATVGVLGGVPRVGLSRDEVERMAMADGVLKLSTRDLPVPVARGSDGATTVAATMWLAHRAGVQVFATGGIGGVHRGEDRDVSADITELGRTPMLVVCAGAKSVLDLPATREALETAGVLLVGYGTNELPAFYSPRSGIPVDVRVDDAAQAAALWRAHRDLGLPGAMLLCVPPPEAHALAADEVDGAIAQALEGARAAGIRGKEVTPFLLRAVAEATGGRSLEANVGLLLNNAAVAASVAVALAEGAR
- a CDS encoding response regulator; this encodes MSVTDQNETILVVDDNRDNVEILRAFLESRGFTVAEARDGRSALACLDEVRPALVLLDVMMPGMDGWEVCRVIKAHPTHGSMKVIMVTAKGAFEDKFEGLRSGADDYVVKPVDFKDLLERVNRNLAARGGKA
- a CDS encoding EAL domain-containing protein — its product is MRLLGFADDETLRAAVEGAARALEAELTLLSPAEGGSSVRDDRFYDALRTHPDAAVVQFRRALLDRAREESQTRGIALVAACRNDAEARLAVRAGVEEWLILPATAEEVAARVSSALERLRTRAAPGATHERAEHLRYEELLYDRFTGFPTLPVMIERGREMLERCGRLTILYIEFVRYSKLEEIYGWEKLDEVLQSTASAVRDFYEQYDAVDGVVMVSHAADDDFIFFSELPGALDDAERRINEMAHALEEHVRTRLDTEQGEDVAGLFEIYVGSTTIFRNPKLRTERIIYRGIREAAQAARSVESRERARKVTDLKTTLREGAVYIVYHPIVVTETREVYGFEALARGTHRALRSPEVMFGVAEEANLIWELSRLCRRRAIEGMDAHLNENQLLFLNIDPHDFRDPTFRYLDLDELGVEHPERIVLEITERTAITDYPTFQGYLKEFRDRGFRFAVDDAGSGYAGLGSIANLEPDFIKLDISLISGIDANFMKQNLVETMVSFANDHGIKVIAEGVEREEEYETVKRLGVHFTQGFLFHTAGHGGVPLMTTT
- a CDS encoding 5-formyltetrahydrofolate cyclo-ligase; this encodes MTKDDVRREVRGRLRALSVDERAAAEAEIARRVWEVPQVAGARVLMLYASMPGEVGTDAIAREAARRGITLVYPRCLEDRRLSLHVVDALDRLRPGRYGIREPNADTCPAHEVAAVDAALIPGLAWDRAGNRLGRGAGYYDRLLADPEWRGFRCGLFFSIQEFPAVPHDPWDARMQAIVTEAEIVSP